GTGATTTGAGTATTTAAAGTAACaatgtattgaaaatttacatttttacatttttattttgagtaTAATTCATTCGTTCCGTGAACGCTCGTAACAGTGGTCGCTGGTgaccatttttgtttatttttctattaaacTTTAGTCATTCAGTTCAGTTAAAACAAATCAGTTTAAGGCTGccgattgtttaaaaatattataaatatttaaataaatttcaaattctttCGAATAAAGGCTTGTAGCGATTAAAGCCTTTACACACTGtacatttgaatttcaaattattATAGTATATTTAAAACCTTTTGATAGACAAACTAAAACACAACTAAAGACAACTTAACCTAATGATAGACATTTTCAGTtcatttacaatttaaataaaatgttttaaacttGTTGGAATGTTAATTGTTCTTATAATAGCACAAGTAACACGAATTAACATGTTgaatttactttttatctAAATGTTACTTTAAGTTCCAAAATTATCAATTACGAAGAACGATCGAATTCAAATATATAATTTATCGTTAAAAAGGTTCAAACCcataataatttaatgaagCTTATAAAAACGACTACTTATACttaagtgagtgagtgatcttatcaaatatttgcaatCTACTTGGCAATTTGACCAGGAGGTCATTTGGACCGAACTAAATCTAACAATCGTATCACAAGGGATTTCTATCCCTTTCAAAAAACACTCACCTGGCAATCTATGCACCGGCAGCTGTCGGTCAGGGAACACTTGATACCTAGCAGCTGGGCCGCCTCGCTGTACAAATCATTTGCAGATTTGTCAACCGTTTCCGCCCGCTCGAGCGGTGGTGTGGCAATCCACCTGCTTGGCACGAATAAAAcagaggcgaaaaaaaaaagacaaacgcTCCAGTTAGCCTGGCCGGCATAAGGACGTCCGGCACCGATTGGCAGGTCCCCGCATCGTCCGCATTAATATTTACCTTTGCCGCAGCTTATCGCCCATTCGTTCCGTGCTGTTAGCCTTCCGTAACCGGTCCTCGTCGAAGAGCTTCCAAAATTTGGccattttcaaattgttcCGCCTGTTCGCCGGTTGGTCGAGATGGGCCGGCCCAGTTTTACTGCTGCTAATGTCGGCGCTTTTACTGCTACATTTGTTGCGAAAGGCGATGGAGGTGACAGACGGTGTGGCCTTGCTGGACGATGCAAATCTAATGAATTCGCTCGATTCGATGAAGTGGTGCTGACCGGCAGTGCTGATGTTATCGGGCCCGCTGAttttgatgctgctgatgttggtCGAATGTAGGCTACCCGTCAGCAGACCCCCGATCGTGCTCGGGCACAGATGGGGATCGgtcgtactgctgctgccgctactTCCGCCCGCCACGGTCCGACGGTTCTGGTGCAATTCGGCTGCAGTTTTATTATTCACCGTCAGCGCACGGCCAGCCGGTGTACCGAACAGCTCTATCATGTCCATGTTCTGTACGCACCGGAGACAACAGAATGTCAATGGAAATGAGTATCGGGCGCGATACGGACTCAAAATCGCCCGTAAGCTTTAGAGGCTTTCAAGGTGGCAAATTTAGGAGACACGGCGGATCCCTTCATGAATCATGCAGAAAATTACGTGTTAATGAACAACCTGGCAGCTGATGAAATAGTAGGAAGGAGGAAGAGGGACAATTCTCCCCCGCAACAGTGAAACCAATTTCTGGCGACTTTAATTCCTTCTCAGTGAAAAGGCACACCAAGAACGTAAAGTATTTGAAAGGTTGATGGTACGCCGTGTCTTGCCGTGTACCCATTCCCATGCGCATAGCACCGCTATGCGCTATGAACTTATGGCTTCGGTTGAAAAATATCTCGATTACTTACCCCGTATCGGTAGCTGGAATTCAGCACATAGACGGTGTTCCTATTATTGCATTCCTCTACCAGTATATCATCCATCTCTATTAAATCAAAAAGAAGGAATTTCAACCAATAAAACCAGTCAGTACCGATGAAGAGCAAGGATGTTTAAATCACAGCTAGATGAAGTTTACCCTTAACATGCAGCAACTGATTCATTTGATTTGTTGTAATGCTTAGCGACTTAAGTTATttgaaatcattttatttcaaaggttcatttgaagatttttgttaaataatccTTAATAGTTTGCTTACTAAAACAAGCGATCATAATATCTTTGGTGCTCatttaaaaactaattaagttaaataattcacagcttaaaattgttcaaattgttttgaaaaatacaAACCAAACATTCTAACGTactttaattttgaaattcaacCCAATTCTACCATATCTATTCAACCCAATTAAAATTCctaataaacaaattaattttgttataaatttcaatagcaaaacatatttttttaacttaaaacATCCTGCTTATTTCGGGTGCACTGCATTGAAACCGTTCCGAGAGTAAGCAATAAGACACTCCGCAACGCCAGTGTATGCCAATAGAAAAAGGCGCACTCCCACTCGTATGTCGTTTACCTTTGGTGCTAAAGTTCGACGTGTACAGAAAGTTCGCCAACGCCTTCGAAGGATACTCGTCCCGCTGACCTTGGTTCCAAGGGCTGCAAAGCGTAGTCATCCACAGCGATTGGAGACCTGCGATTTTTCGGGGACGGGATGGGATGTAAACACAATGCTAAAATTAGTAACGCAAGCGATGTCATCATTTACTGATTTTATCAACAAATAGTTCCCCGACCTGGTGGCCGGGTGCTACCCATTGGAGTTCGCCCGAAAAACAGGTACGTGGAAGTTTATTGGTAAGAATTTGCAATAGCAGTTGATTTAATACGACAGCAATCGTCTTAATGAACACAAACTGCAGTTTAGTGCTGCtggttggtgtttgttttttttatgaatgaagTGGCTTTCGTTGCCATTAATTGCTATATTTCAGCAATTCATAGTTAAGACAACTTCTTCAATACCACCGGAAGCAACTTTTCTCATTTGTATCATTTATTCAGTGCGGGAGTGCCAATGAGTATCAAAGTTAGAGTCatttaaattcttcatttATTAGCGAGCAGTTCTACTCCGCACAACACGTCGGGCATAGTGTGATCAAGCTTTAATCGCGCTACTAACGAGTAGCGGTAGGTTACAATAATTTGTAACCAAATGTTTGCATAACTCCGCGTGCGGTAAGCTTCCACGCCAAGGTGCGCAACAACATCTCAACGATACGGTAGGCACGAAATGCTGTTAAATGATGCAAGCTTTGCCACCCATAATAACGTGCTTTGTGCTTTCAAGGCAAACTGTAACTGGCCCACTCTCTGTGGCCCATGTGgtctactgctactgctgcggCTCGGTTTCTAAGGAGAGCAGCATGGTGATGTATGATCCCGTTGAGTTTAAAATCTGTAACGAAATTTGCATATCATTACATGCTGCTACACGCAAAATCCTTATCAATGTCTCAggaccccacacacacacacacaaaccttcTTGAGTGTGGGCAACGTTGCCTTCATGAAGCCACCTTTGGTGACGATGGGCTTCTGGGCTCGCATCATGCATAATCGCAGCAGCCTC
This Anopheles marshallii chromosome 3, idAnoMarsDA_429_01, whole genome shotgun sequence DNA region includes the following protein-coding sequences:
- the LOC128714835 gene encoding uncharacterized protein LOC128714835 gives rise to the protein MTTLCSPWNQGQRDEYPSKALANFLYTSNFSTKEMDDILVEECNNRNTVYVLNSSYRYGNMDMIELFGTPAGRALTVNNKTAAELHQNRRTVAGGSSGSSSTTDPHLCPSTIGGLLTGSLHSTNISSIKISGPDNISTAGQHHFIESSEFIRFASSSKATPSVTSIAFRNKCSSKSADISSSKTGPAHLDQPANRRNNLKMAKFWKLFDEDRLRKANSTERMGDKLRQRWIATPPLERAETVDKSANDLYSEAAQLLGIKCSLTDSCRCIDCQSQYFDCDDDADAYSEYSDKSYDMEDNLFTNRSYYNDLSTVPGVPDADTFGTTTISDRLNRNQASHNGTGWDTEGNGVPDDVNGNECEHYLHSTHNSSSLNLALDEGQLPANDRSQLPIDTSETERPNGSHQPVPAVPSDEECAGGIKVA